The Formosa sp. Hel1_33_131 genome window below encodes:
- a CDS encoding peroxiredoxin, with protein MAIVGKKFPNLNVDAMNEMGDTFKVNVLEEAINNKKKVLLFWYPKDFTFVCPTELHAFEAAKAEFEKRNTIVIGASCDTPEVHFAWLSTAKDNGGIEGVTYPILADSNRNLASTLGILDISDETYNEETGVVLVEGDNVTYRATYIIDEEGTVVHESVNHMPLGRNVSEFLRLVDAYTHVQEKGEVCPANWEEGKDAMAPNAKGTASYLASH; from the coding sequence ATGGCAATTGTAGGAAAAAAATTCCCGAATTTAAATGTAGATGCAATGAACGAAATGGGCGATACTTTTAAAGTAAACGTTCTCGAAGAAGCAATCAACAACAAGAAAAAAGTACTCTTATTTTGGTACCCAAAAGATTTTACTTTTGTATGCCCAACAGAATTACACGCATTCGAAGCGGCGAAGGCTGAGTTTGAAAAAAGAAACACCATCGTAATTGGTGCCTCTTGTGATACACCAGAAGTGCATTTTGCATGGTTATCAACAGCGAAAGACAACGGTGGTATTGAAGGTGTTACCTACCCTATTTTAGCGGATTCTAACAGAAACTTAGCATCAACACTTGGGATTTTAGACATCTCAGACGAAACATACAACGAAGAAACGGGTGTGGTACTTGTAGAAGGTGACAACGTTACTTACAGAGCGACTTACATTATTGACGAAGAAGGAACCGTGGTTCACGAAAGTGTCAACCACATGCCACTTGGACGAAATGTATCTGAGTTTTTAAGATTGGTAGACGCCTACACACACGTACAAGAAAAAGGAGAAGTTTGTCCAGCAAACTGGGAAGAAGGCAAAGACGCCATGGCTCCAAATGCAAAAGGAACTGCGAGCTATTTAGCTTCTCACTAA
- a CDS encoding thioredoxin family protein gives MMQELSEDNLQAIISDNPFVVVQYSATWCGNCRIMKPKFKKLASEMPEATFVIVDAEKFPESRKLATVDNLPTFAIFKIGQFINQTQTNKFDVLKELVDETASN, from the coding sequence ATCATGCAAGAACTTTCTGAAGACAATCTGCAAGCAATTATTTCTGACAATCCATTTGTGGTGGTACAATACTCCGCGACCTGGTGTGGAAATTGTAGAATTATGAAACCTAAGTTTAAAAAATTAGCGTCTGAAATGCCAGAGGCGACCTTTGTAATCGTAGATGCAGAAAAATTCCCTGAAAGCAGAAAACTCGCAACGGTGGACAATTTGCCTACTTTTGCAATTTTTAAAATAGGACAATTTATAAACCAAACGCAAACTAATAAGTTTGACGTGCTAAAAGAACTTGTAGATGAAACTGCCAGTAATTAA
- a CDS encoding DUF6952 family protein encodes MKLPVIKHLTQFIEANDEDYIVETLETLEALTEVPSLKDEELDVIGELISNMYGALEVHKMIKDGTPQKEALNSFMKRVLGSIDS; translated from the coding sequence ATGAAACTGCCAGTAATTAAACATTTAACGCAATTTATTGAGGCAAACGACGAAGATTACATCGTGGAAACCCTTGAAACTTTAGAAGCACTCACCGAAGTTCCAAGTCTAAAAGACGAAGAATTAGATGTAATTGGAGAATTAATTTCTAATATGTATGGCGCCCTTGAAGTTCATAAAATGATTAAAGACGGCACACCACAAAAAGAAGCTCTGAATAGCTTTATGAAACGTGTCTTAGGATCGATTGATTCCTAA
- a CDS encoding YqjF family protein produces MNIKELLHNTAHRPWNIPSEPWKFYQEWNQAIFLHWQVELDDLKKFLPKGLEIDLYDGKAWVSVVAFTMENIRPKNFLSFLPISNFDEINIRTYVKKNNKSGVYFLSIEGGKRLSCEIAKGISKLPYRFSNMKRTNNTYTSYNSQFKDQFEVTYDIGEVNNNKDSLDKWLTERYALFQDTKKILNKFEIHHLEWSLRNIELKKININYKKFNKLIISKPNKIHYSSGVKVVAWDKQTIDNYENSIP; encoded by the coding sequence ATGAATATTAAAGAACTCTTACATAACACAGCGCATAGACCTTGGAATATTCCATCTGAACCTTGGAAATTTTATCAAGAATGGAATCAAGCCATATTTCTTCATTGGCAAGTTGAACTAGATGATTTAAAAAAGTTTCTTCCAAAAGGATTAGAAATTGATCTTTACGATGGAAAAGCATGGGTATCTGTTGTAGCATTCACTATGGAAAATATTAGACCAAAAAACTTTCTATCATTTTTACCAATTTCAAATTTTGATGAAATCAATATCAGAACTTATGTGAAAAAAAATAATAAGTCAGGAGTCTATTTTTTAAGTATTGAAGGAGGTAAACGTTTGTCTTGTGAAATAGCTAAAGGAATTTCTAAACTTCCCTATCGGTTTTCAAATATGAAAAGAACTAATAATACATATACTTCATATAACTCACAATTCAAAGATCAATTCGAAGTTACTTATGATATTGGAGAAGTAAATAATAATAAAGATTCATTAGATAAATGGTTAACTGAAAGGTATGCTCTTTTTCAGGACACTAAAAAAATCCTTAATAAATTTGAAATTCATCATCTAGAATGGTCATTACGAAATATTGAATTAAAAAAAATTAATATTAATTATAAAAAATTCAACAAATTAATAATAAGTAAACCAAATAAAATTCACTACTCTTCAGGTGTAAAAGTAGTGGCTTGGGATAAACAAACTATAGATAATTATGAAAACAGCATCCCTTAA
- a CDS encoding cupin codes for MKTASLNDALQFNRDRITTSVILETSFSKEIRILLAKDQKMKEHKTPFPIGVHVLEGAIDFGVEGEISSLEKGAIIALKGNIPHNLTALKDSVIRLTLSKLDTAKRVENVAETS; via the coding sequence ATGAAAACAGCATCCCTTAACGACGCACTCCAGTTTAACCGCGACCGAATTACGACCAGCGTCATCTTAGAAACTTCCTTTTCAAAAGAAATCAGAATACTGCTGGCAAAAGATCAGAAAATGAAGGAACACAAAACCCCTTTTCCCATCGGGGTTCATGTCTTAGAAGGTGCAATCGATTTTGGAGTTGAAGGTGAAATATCTTCTTTGGAAAAAGGAGCTATTATTGCTTTGAAAGGAAATATCCCTCACAATTTAACAGCTTTAAAAGACAGTGTGATTCGTTTAACACTCTCAAAATTAGACACCGCAAAACGTGTAGAAAATGTCGCTGAAACCTCCTAA
- a CDS encoding group III truncated hemoglobin, whose product MSLKPPKIKVMKPIETREDVQFLVHTFYSKIRKDELLGPIFNSHISEDEWSSHLIKLTDFWETNLFGVRKFKGNPTQKHLKVDKNLDYTIDPLHFGKWLQLWLETINELFVGDRADKAIYMARKMATGQYLTLWHQKPDDKK is encoded by the coding sequence ATGTCGCTGAAACCTCCTAAAATCAAAGTTATGAAACCGATAGAAACCAGAGAAGACGTCCAGTTCTTAGTCCATACCTTTTATTCTAAAATTAGAAAAGACGAATTGTTAGGCCCCATATTCAATTCTCATATTAGTGAAGATGAGTGGTCATCACATCTTATAAAATTGACTGATTTTTGGGAAACCAATTTATTTGGTGTGCGAAAATTTAAAGGAAATCCTACTCAGAAACACCTTAAGGTGGACAAAAATTTAGACTATACAATAGACCCACTGCATTTTGGCAAATGGCTGCAATTATGGCTGGAAACAATCAATGAATTGTTTGTTGGCGACCGTGCGGACAAAGCCATCTACATGGCCCGTAAAATGGCGACAGGTCAGTATTTGACCCTGTGGCATCAAAAGCCGGATGACAAAAAATAG
- the rpsA gene encoding 30S ribosomal protein S1, whose translation MAEENTNVEEVTAETTAVETPEVNEAQANPEQFLKDFNWHNYEEGIDPVDDAKLDEFEKLVASNFVDTLDDQVVEGTVIHISDRDAIIDINAKSEGVISLNEFRYNPNLTIGDKVEVLIDVREDATGQLILSHRKARVIKAWDRVIAANETGEIVNGFVKCRTKGGMIVDVFGIEAFLPGSQIDVKPIRDYDQYVNKTMEFKVVKINHEFKNVVVSHKALIEADIEIQKKEIISQLEKGQVLEGVVKNITSYGVFMDLGGVDGLVHITDLSWSRINHPSEIVELDQKLNVVILDFDENKSRIQLGLKQLSKHPWDALGEEVKIGDEIEGKVVVIADYGAFIEVVEGVEGLIHVSEMSWSTHLRSAQDFVKVGDKIKAQILTLDREDRKMSLGIKQLSADPWTDITSKFPVASKHTGIVRNFTNFGVFVELEEGIDGLIYISDLSWTKKVKHPSEFCAVGDNLEVVVLELDVEARKLSLGHKQTTDNPWDKYQTEFALNTKHTASIEEIVDKGATVKFNEDVIAFVPSRHLEKEDGNKLKKGEEAEFVIIEFNKEFKRVVASHTALFKAEEVKHVKAAVKKAASSAAEAKPTLGDANDALQALKDKMDGK comes from the coding sequence ATGGCTGAAGAAAACACAAATGTGGAAGAAGTAACTGCAGAAACTACCGCAGTAGAAACTCCAGAAGTAAACGAAGCTCAAGCAAATCCTGAGCAATTCCTAAAAGATTTTAACTGGCATAATTACGAAGAGGGTATTGACCCTGTGGACGATGCTAAACTTGATGAATTTGAGAAGTTAGTTGCAAGTAATTTTGTAGACACTCTTGATGATCAAGTTGTTGAAGGTACTGTTATTCATATTTCTGATCGTGATGCGATTATTGATATCAATGCAAAATCTGAAGGGGTTATTTCATTAAACGAATTTCGTTACAATCCAAACCTTACTATTGGAGACAAAGTAGAAGTTTTAATTGATGTGCGTGAAGATGCTACAGGTCAATTGATTCTTTCTCACCGTAAGGCTAGAGTTATCAAAGCATGGGATCGTGTGATCGCTGCGAATGAAACTGGAGAAATTGTAAACGGTTTTGTTAAATGTCGTACCAAAGGTGGTATGATTGTCGATGTATTTGGTATTGAAGCATTCTTACCAGGATCACAAATCGATGTGAAGCCAATTAGAGATTACGATCAGTATGTAAACAAAACAATGGAATTCAAAGTGGTTAAAATCAACCACGAATTCAAAAACGTTGTTGTTTCGCATAAAGCGCTTATTGAAGCGGATATCGAAATCCAGAAGAAAGAAATTATCAGTCAATTAGAAAAAGGTCAAGTTCTTGAAGGAGTGGTTAAAAATATCACCTCTTACGGGGTCTTTATGGATCTTGGTGGCGTAGATGGTTTAGTTCATATTACAGACCTTTCTTGGTCTAGAATCAATCATCCAAGTGAGATTGTAGAACTGGATCAAAAACTAAACGTTGTAATCCTTGACTTTGATGAAAATAAATCAAGAATTCAATTAGGTCTTAAACAATTAAGCAAACACCCATGGGATGCTCTTGGCGAAGAGGTTAAAATTGGAGACGAAATTGAAGGTAAAGTTGTAGTCATTGCTGATTATGGCGCATTTATTGAAGTTGTAGAAGGAGTAGAAGGCTTAATTCACGTTTCTGAAATGTCTTGGTCAACTCACTTACGTTCTGCACAAGATTTCGTTAAAGTAGGCGATAAAATTAAAGCTCAGATCTTAACTTTAGATAGAGAAGATCGTAAAATGTCATTAGGTATCAAGCAATTATCTGCTGACCCTTGGACAGACATTACTTCTAAATTCCCTGTTGCTTCTAAGCATACAGGAATTGTAAGAAACTTCACAAACTTTGGTGTTTTTGTTGAATTAGAAGAAGGTATTGATGGATTGATTTACATCTCTGATTTATCTTGGACTAAGAAAGTGAAACATCCTAGCGAATTTTGTGCTGTAGGAGATAACTTAGAAGTTGTTGTTCTTGAATTAGACGTAGAAGCTAGAAAATTAAGCTTAGGTCATAAACAAACAACAGATAACCCTTGGGATAAATATCAAACGGAATTTGCTTTAAACACTAAGCATACAGCTTCAATTGAAGAGATTGTTGACAAAGGTGCTACAGTGAAATTCAATGAAGATGTTATTGCATTTGTGCCCTCACGTCATCTTGAAAAAGAGGATGGGAATAAGCTCAAAAAAGGTGAAGAAGCTGAGTTTGTAATCATTGAATTCAATAAAGAATTCAAACGTGTTGTGGCTTCTCACACTGCTCTTTTTAAAGCAGAAGAAGTGAAGCATGTGAAAGCAGCCGTTAAAAAAGCAGCAAGTAGTGCAGCAGAAGCAAAACCTACTTTAGGAGATGCCAATGATGCTTTACAAGCACTTAAAGACAAAATGGACGGGAAATAA
- the cmk gene encoding (d)CMP kinase, with the protein MKKITIAIDGFSSTGKSTLAKQLAQKLQYVYVDSGAMYRAVALYTLQHKLIQDKVLDTAALINQLPLIKVTFQYNESLKASEIYLNGVNVDTEIRTMEVSNTVSTVAAVPEVRQQLVALQQQMGADKGIVMDGRDIGTVVFPDAELKLFMTASADTRAQRRYDELIGGGTAVTFEAVLENITSRDHIDSTREDSPLFKADDAIEIDNSNLSLEQQFEQVLALVNSKL; encoded by the coding sequence GTGAAAAAAATAACAATTGCCATCGATGGTTTTTCTTCAACAGGGAAGAGTACGCTCGCTAAACAATTAGCACAAAAGCTTCAATATGTATATGTGGATTCTGGGGCGATGTACCGCGCAGTCGCTCTATATACCTTACAACATAAATTAATTCAAGACAAGGTTCTTGATACAGCAGCACTGATAAATCAGTTGCCATTGATTAAAGTGACTTTTCAATACAATGAATCTTTAAAAGCGTCTGAAATTTACTTGAATGGCGTGAATGTGGATACCGAAATTCGTACCATGGAAGTTTCAAATACTGTGAGTACAGTAGCAGCAGTCCCAGAAGTGCGCCAACAATTGGTCGCCTTACAGCAACAAATGGGGGCTGATAAAGGAATTGTGATGGATGGTAGAGATATTGGTACTGTGGTTTTTCCTGATGCTGAATTGAAACTGTTTATGACCGCCTCAGCAGATACACGTGCCCAACGTCGTTATGACGAACTGATAGGAGGGGGCACAGCGGTCACTTTTGAAGCTGTTCTTGAAAACATTACTTCTAGAGACCATATCGATTCTACACGAGAAGATTCTCCGCTTTTTAAAGCCGATGATGCCATTGAAATTGACAATTCAAATCTAAGTTTGGAGCAGCAATTTGAACAAGTTTTAGCACTTGTAAATTCAAAACTATAA
- the porQ gene encoding type IX secretion system protein PorQ codes for MRMRILVSFFLVLSCSSAVHAQLGGESTYQFLNLISSPRQAALGGKSITNVDYDVTQALYNPATINVEMDNQLAVNYSSYLGDISYGTAAYAYTWDRRTQTFHVGMTYVNYGSFDGYDENGISTGEFSGSEAAFSVGYATQIGYSDFYAGANLKLISSKLEQYNSLGIATDVGFIYINEYLDFNAALVIRNFGMQLTTYAGVKESLPFEIDLGFSQKLENVPLRWHLTLENLQQWPIATENPARGTTDLNGTQTPEEVGFFSNIIRHTILGLELFPDKGFNIRVGYSFRRAAELKILEQRNFSGLSFGIGLKFNKLRFSYTHARYSSAANTSFLGLQINLQ; via the coding sequence ATGCGAATGAGGATATTGGTGTCGTTTTTTTTGGTTCTGAGTTGTAGTAGTGCTGTGCACGCGCAATTAGGAGGCGAATCTACATACCAGTTTCTAAATTTAATATCCTCACCACGCCAAGCTGCCTTAGGAGGTAAATCCATTACGAATGTGGACTATGATGTCACACAAGCATTGTACAACCCTGCGACTATTAATGTAGAAATGGACAACCAATTGGCAGTGAATTACTCGAGTTATTTAGGAGATATTAGTTACGGAACAGCCGCCTATGCGTACACATGGGATCGAAGAACGCAAACCTTTCATGTTGGAATGACTTATGTGAATTATGGTAGTTTTGATGGCTATGATGAAAATGGAATAAGTACAGGGGAATTTTCAGGAAGCGAAGCTGCTTTTTCCGTCGGATATGCAACTCAAATAGGCTATTCAGATTTTTATGCAGGGGCAAATCTTAAATTGATATCTTCTAAACTAGAACAATATAATTCCTTAGGAATTGCTACCGATGTGGGTTTTATATATATAAATGAGTACTTAGATTTTAATGCGGCATTGGTGATTCGTAATTTTGGAATGCAATTAACAACCTATGCAGGTGTGAAAGAATCATTGCCATTTGAAATTGATCTTGGATTTTCTCAAAAACTTGAAAATGTGCCGTTAAGATGGCATTTGACATTAGAGAATTTACAACAATGGCCCATAGCCACTGAGAATCCCGCCCGTGGTACGACCGATTTAAATGGTACGCAAACCCCCGAAGAAGTCGGGTTTTTTAGCAATATAATACGGCATACCATTCTCGGATTAGAATTATTCCCAGATAAAGGATTTAACATTCGAGTGGGGTATAGTTTTAGAAGGGCAGCGGAGTTAAAGATTTTAGAACAACGAAATTTTTCAGGGCTTTCTTTTGGGATTGGCTTGAAATTTAATAAATTGAGGTTTAGTTACACACATGCACGCTATTCATCGGCGGCAAATACAAGTTTTCTAGGACTTCAAATAAATTTACAATAG
- the lon gene encoding endopeptidase La, with product MSKSKFTMLDNLSLQDFDENSELIPLMTTEDEEAIKNESLPETISILSLRNTVLFPGVVIPITAGRDKSIQLINEANSGSKVIGVVSQKDETVEDPSIDDIYRTGTVARILKVLKMPDGNTTVIIQGKKRFEISEMVSETPYMVAKIQDVPEVSPLSTTEFPAIIESIKDLALQIIKQSPTIPSEASFAIKNIESSSFLINFVSSNMNLLVVEKQKLLEVHDLQERALLTLKHMNVEFQRLELKNDIQSKVQSDMNQQQREYFLQQQIKTIQEELGGVSYEEEIEEMKARAVKKKWNEKVEAHFNKEIGKLQRMNPQVAEYSIQRNYLDLFLDLPWDSFSKDNFDLKRAQKILDRDHFGLEEVKRRIIEYLAVLKLRNDMKSPILCLYGPPGVGKTSLGKSIAEALGREYVRISLGGLRDEAEIRGHRKTYIGAMPGRILQSLKKAGTSNPVFVLDEIDKLSSSNQGDPSSAMLEVLDPEQNSEFYDNFLEMGYDLSKVMFVATSNSLNTIQPALLDRMEIINVSGYTIEEKVQIGKKFLLPKQIKEHGMKTSDLKIAQPQLEKIVEGYTRESGVRGLEKQIAKMVRYAAKNIAMEETYEVKVSNEAIVKVLGSAKLERDKYENNDVAGVVTGLAWTRVGGDILFIESILSKGKGTLNITGNLGKVMKESATIAMEYIKANADLYGLKSDIFDSYNVHIHVPEGATPKDGPSAGITMLTSLVSLFTQKKIKKSLAMTGEITLRGKVLPVGGIKEKILAAKRAKIKEIILSKENKSDIEDINQTYLKGLTFHFVSEMSEVIDIAITNQKVKNAKTL from the coding sequence ATGAGCAAATCAAAATTTACAATGCTTGACAATTTGTCATTACAAGACTTTGATGAAAATTCAGAGTTAATTCCGTTAATGACCACTGAAGACGAAGAAGCTATAAAAAATGAATCCCTTCCAGAAACAATCTCGATTCTTTCCCTACGGAATACTGTTTTATTTCCAGGAGTCGTCATCCCAATTACAGCAGGGCGCGACAAGTCCATCCAATTAATTAACGAAGCAAATTCAGGTTCAAAAGTGATTGGAGTGGTCTCTCAAAAAGATGAGACTGTAGAAGACCCTAGCATTGATGACATCTATAGAACAGGAACCGTTGCACGTATTTTAAAAGTGCTTAAAATGCCCGACGGAAATACGACCGTCATCATTCAAGGGAAAAAACGATTTGAAATTTCTGAAATGGTTTCAGAAACCCCTTATATGGTTGCTAAAATTCAGGATGTTCCTGAAGTGAGCCCTTTAAGCACCACGGAGTTCCCAGCAATTATAGAGTCGATTAAAGACCTTGCCCTTCAAATCATCAAGCAAAGTCCAACGATTCCTAGTGAAGCATCTTTTGCGATTAAAAACATTGAAAGCAGTTCGTTTTTGATCAATTTTGTGTCTTCAAACATGAATTTATTGGTTGTTGAAAAACAGAAATTACTAGAAGTCCATGACCTTCAAGAACGTGCTTTATTGACCTTAAAGCACATGAATGTTGAGTTTCAACGCTTAGAACTCAAAAACGACATTCAGTCCAAAGTGCAAAGCGACATGAATCAGCAACAGCGCGAATATTTCTTACAACAGCAAATCAAAACCATTCAAGAAGAATTGGGAGGGGTGAGCTATGAGGAGGAAATTGAAGAAATGAAAGCACGTGCCGTTAAAAAGAAATGGAATGAAAAGGTAGAGGCACATTTTAATAAAGAAATTGGAAAGTTACAACGCATGAATCCACAAGTAGCGGAGTATTCAATTCAACGTAATTATTTAGACCTGTTTTTAGATTTACCATGGGATTCTTTTAGTAAAGATAATTTTGATTTGAAACGCGCTCAAAAAATATTGGACCGCGATCACTTTGGTTTAGAAGAAGTCAAACGTCGAATTATTGAATATTTGGCAGTTTTGAAACTTAGAAATGACATGAAATCTCCGATCCTTTGTTTATATGGACCTCCAGGTGTTGGTAAAACATCCTTAGGGAAATCCATCGCAGAAGCTTTGGGAAGAGAATATGTGAGAATTTCTTTAGGAGGCCTTCGAGATGAAGCCGAAATAAGAGGTCACAGAAAAACATATATTGGCGCCATGCCCGGACGAATTTTGCAAAGTTTAAAAAAGGCAGGCACTTCCAATCCTGTTTTTGTGTTGGATGAAATTGACAAGCTATCGAGCTCCAATCAAGGAGATCCGTCGTCGGCAATGTTAGAAGTTTTAGATCCCGAACAAAATTCGGAGTTTTACGACAACTTTTTAGAAATGGGGTATGACCTTTCAAAAGTGATGTTTGTAGCCACATCAAACAGTTTGAACACCATTCAGCCTGCGCTTTTAGATCGTATGGAGATTATTAATGTAAGTGGATATACCATTGAAGAGAAAGTTCAAATAGGAAAGAAATTCCTTTTACCTAAGCAAATTAAAGAACACGGAATGAAAACTTCCGATCTCAAAATTGCACAACCTCAATTAGAAAAAATAGTGGAAGGTTATACAAGAGAATCAGGAGTTCGTGGACTTGAAAAACAAATCGCTAAAATGGTGCGTTATGCAGCCAAAAATATTGCGATGGAAGAAACATACGAAGTTAAGGTTTCCAACGAAGCGATTGTTAAAGTTTTAGGCAGTGCAAAACTAGAGCGTGATAAATACGAAAATAATGATGTTGCTGGTGTCGTTACTGGATTGGCATGGACACGTGTAGGAGGTGATATTTTATTTATTGAATCTATTTTATCTAAAGGAAAAGGGACTTTAAATATCACTGGGAATTTAGGAAAAGTAATGAAAGAATCGGCAACTATTGCGATGGAATATATCAAAGCAAATGCGGATTTATATGGTTTAAAATCAGATATTTTTGACAGCTATAATGTACACATCCACGTTCCAGAAGGAGCCACTCCAAAAGATGGTCCAAGTGCCGGAATTACGATGTTAACTTCTTTGGTGTCTTTATTTACACAGAAAAAAATAAAGAAGAGTTTAGCAATGACAGGCGAAATTACTTTGCGAGGAAAAGTACTTCCGGTAGGGGGTATCAAAGAGAAAATTTTGGCTGCCAAACGTGCTAAGATCAAAGAGATCATTCTTTCTAAAGAAAACAAAAGTGATATTGAAGATATCAATCAAACGTATCTAAAGGGCTTAACATTTCATTTTGTTTCAGAAATGAGTGAAGTCATCGATATCGCGATCACAAATCAAAAAGTAAAAAACGCAAAAACACTCTAA
- a CDS encoding MFS transporter produces MKKFEKGSKQLTKAWAFYDWANSVYPLVISTAIFPIYYDSMTSSFANDAGDISYLGMFWDPISLYDYTLSFSFLIVACCSPILSAIADYMGNKLKFLKFFCLLGALSVMCLFFFTGPETLWVALTFTILASIGFWGSLVFYNAYLPEVAFPEQQDKVSAQGFIYGYAGSVILLVFSLFMVEKPELFGIPDKALATRITFLLVGIWWLGFAQFTYRRLPNNVFDRKPEKDFIWKGLKELKIVLKELINYPQLKYFLVSFFCFSVGVQTIVLMAGIFGSNELGLPTINLILTIILVQLVAILGAYLFSRLSTKIGNIRTLKLTLIIWLGVCFLAFSLDKSQAYVDYYFYGLGIVLGLVLGATQSIGRSTYSKLLPDTHDHATYFSFYDVTEKLAIVLGMFVFGLLNSITNSMQYSVLSLAVFFAIAYIVLSRVKATEYVK; encoded by the coding sequence ATGAAAAAATTTGAAAAAGGAAGTAAGCAACTAACCAAAGCTTGGGCTTTTTATGACTGGGCGAACTCCGTTTATCCTCTAGTAATTAGTACGGCAATATTCCCCATTTATTACGATAGTATGACCAGTTCATTTGCAAACGATGCTGGCGATATTTCCTATTTAGGGATGTTCTGGGATCCAATTAGCTTATACGATTATACACTGTCATTCTCTTTTTTAATAGTGGCCTGCTGTTCACCCATCCTCTCTGCTATTGCAGATTATATGGGGAATAAATTAAAATTTTTAAAATTCTTTTGCCTCTTGGGAGCACTCTCCGTAATGTGCTTGTTCTTTTTTACAGGTCCTGAAACTTTATGGGTGGCACTCACATTTACCATTTTGGCAAGCATCGGATTTTGGGGAAGTTTGGTGTTTTACAATGCTTACTTACCTGAAGTCGCTTTTCCAGAACAACAAGATAAAGTCAGTGCTCAAGGATTTATTTATGGGTATGCAGGCTCCGTCATATTACTTGTTTTTAGTCTTTTTATGGTAGAAAAACCAGAATTATTTGGAATTCCGGACAAAGCTTTAGCAACTCGAATTACCTTTTTATTGGTGGGTATCTGGTGGTTGGGCTTTGCTCAATTCACGTACCGTCGATTGCCAAACAATGTGTTTGATCGTAAACCAGAAAAAGACTTTATATGGAAAGGCCTTAAAGAATTGAAAATCGTTTTGAAAGAACTAATCAATTACCCCCAACTAAAATACTTTTTAGTCTCCTTTTTCTGTTTTAGTGTGGGGGTTCAAACCATTGTGTTGATGGCTGGGATTTTTGGAAGTAATGAACTCGGGTTGCCAACTATAAATTTAATTCTTACGATTATACTCGTTCAACTAGTTGCTATTTTGGGGGCCTATTTATTTTCAAGATTATCCACTAAAATCGGAAACATCAGAACCTTAAAACTGACCCTTATTATATGGTTAGGCGTTTGTTTTTTAGCCTTTTCTTTAGATAAGAGTCAAGCGTATGTTGATTACTACTTTTATGGCTTGGGCATTGTCCTAGGATTAGTTCTAGGGGCGACCCAATCCATTGGACGTTCGACCTACTCTAAGTTGTTACCAGATACACATGACCACGCCACTTATTTTAGTTTTTATGATGTCACCGAAAAATTAGCGATTGTATTAGGGATGTTTGTATTTGGGTTGCTCAATTCAATTACAAATTCTATGCAATATTCGGTGCTTTCATTGGCAGTCTTTTTTGCGATTGCCTACATTGTTTTAAGCCGTGTCAAAGCCACGGAATATGTCAAATAA